The following are from one region of the Acidobacteriota bacterium genome:
- a CDS encoding glycosyltransferase family 39 protein, with product MNDRRNLLIEVATVAGFCAFLQYFGAAAIGLTGADEPRYAQIAREMLARRDWVTPTLYGHPWFEKPILYYWSAIVSFKLFGASDWAARLPAATFATAAVFGVYFFLRRFARGAELDGALMTASSVALIGFGRSAGPDMLLAASFTLAMLAWMAWRLTLTAAEDKKVWLLAFYFFAAVGMLAKGPVAPALAGLIVVLFALLRREPRTVLRTLWPPGILLFLGVALPWYVVVQSRNPQFFRAFILEHNLARFATNVYQHHQPFWYYVPVVLIGTLPWTVYWLAAVVDAARRAWRSLAGEWATAPLGVGGGGERATTPLLQQFLLIWIFAVLGFFSIAQSKLPGYILPALPACTLLVADYVERKRGAKPDFGLLTLHAGVLALMFAGVLLVPYALAQPGNAPRITAGVLAAIVFVAVAWTVYVRGLRLLRFVTLVPVLVLLAFLLRLAAPVLDAKVSYRQAALALDAIDHRSSQLAIYKSRREAGYGMAFYRGQVITWYQPTYFDQPAGIPSGDHMVIAPAGMEEELSQLVGGRRVSKVGEYAPQKLVFYWVSPASMHH from the coding sequence TTGAACGACCGGCGCAATCTCCTGATCGAAGTGGCGACCGTCGCGGGGTTCTGCGCGTTCCTGCAGTATTTCGGCGCGGCGGCGATCGGACTGACCGGCGCGGACGAGCCGCGCTACGCGCAGATCGCCCGCGAGATGCTCGCGCGCCGCGATTGGGTCACCCCCACACTCTACGGGCATCCGTGGTTCGAGAAGCCGATCCTTTATTACTGGTCGGCGATCGTCTCTTTCAAACTTTTCGGCGCGAGCGACTGGGCAGCGCGGCTGCCGGCGGCGACCTTTGCCACGGCAGCGGTGTTCGGGGTGTATTTCTTCTTGCGGCGGTTTGCAAGAGGGGCTGAACTCGACGGTGCGTTGATGACGGCGTCGTCGGTGGCGCTGATCGGATTCGGGCGCAGCGCCGGGCCGGACATGCTGCTCGCCGCGAGCTTCACGCTGGCGATGCTGGCGTGGATGGCGTGGCGGTTGACGCTGACCGCCGCGGAGGACAAAAAGGTTTGGCTGCTGGCGTTCTACTTCTTCGCTGCCGTCGGGATGCTGGCCAAGGGGCCGGTAGCGCCGGCGCTGGCTGGACTGATCGTTGTGCTATTTGCGTTGTTGCGGCGCGAGCCGCGGACGGTCCTGCGGACCCTCTGGCCGCCGGGCATCCTGCTGTTCCTCGGGGTCGCGCTGCCGTGGTATGTGGTCGTCCAGTCACGCAATCCGCAGTTCTTCCGCGCGTTCATCCTGGAACACAACCTCGCGCGTTTTGCGACGAACGTGTATCAGCATCACCAGCCGTTCTGGTATTACGTGCCCGTCGTGCTGATCGGGACGCTGCCCTGGACGGTGTATTGGTTGGCGGCGGTGGTGGATGCGGCGCGGCGAGCCTGGCGCTCGCTTGCGGGCGAGTGGGCAACGGCTCCGCTGGGCGTGGGCGGCGGCGGTGAGCGGGCAACGACTCCGTTGTTGCAGCAGTTCCTGCTGATCTGGATATTCGCGGTGCTGGGATTCTTCTCGATCGCGCAGTCGAAGCTGCCGGGGTACATCCTGCCGGCACTGCCGGCGTGCACACTGCTGGTCGCAGACTACGTAGAGCGCAAACGCGGGGCGAAGCCGGACTTTGGCCTGCTGACGCTGCATGCGGGCGTGTTGGCCCTGATGTTTGCGGGCGTGCTGCTGGTGCCGTACGCGTTGGCACAGCCGGGGAACGCGCCGCGCATCACCGCCGGCGTGCTGGCGGCAATCGTGTTCGTTGCGGTGGCGTGGACGGTGTACGTCCGCGGACTGCGCTTGCTGCGCTTCGTCACGCTGGTGCCGGTGCTGGTGTTGCTGGCTTTCCTGCTGCGGCTGGCCGCGCCCGTGCTGGATGCGAAAGTCTCGTACCGCCAGGCGGCGCTGGCGCTCGACGCCATCGATCATCGCAGCTCGCAGCTGGCTATCTACAAATCGCGGCGCGAAGCCGGGTATGGGATGGCGTTTTATCGCGGGCAAGTCATCACCTGGTACCAGCCCACATACTTCGACCAGCCGGCGGGGATCCCGAGCGGTGATCACATGGTGATCGCGCCGGCGGGCATGGAAGAAGAGTTGTCACAGCTGGTGGGCGGACGGCGCGTCTCCAAAGTGGGAGAGTACGCGCCGCAGAAGCTGGTGTTCTATTGGGTGAGTCCGGCTTCCATGCATCATTAG